The Amblyomma americanum isolate KBUSLIRL-KWMA chromosome 3, ASM5285725v1, whole genome shotgun sequence genome window below encodes:
- the LOC144123001 gene encoding uncharacterized protein LOC144123001 encodes MDMISQSACLFLSMVAFVSAGNVFGGGGGGGGHHGFRGAGFRGPIFAAAATPGFSAAGASYPPQPYNFGYDTTDEFGTRLFQKEQGDASNAKTGSYGYRDANGLFRTVSYVADAGGFRAKVNTNEPGTAPGASADAVFNANPVAAPAIAPGAGRYAGGRYGGAGSWASASGSGFGAGGPWTG; translated from the exons ATGGATATGATATCTCAG TCTGCCTGCCTCTTCCTCTCTATGGTCGCCTTTGTGAGTGCGGGCAATGtgttcggcggcggcggcggcggcggcggccaccaCGGATTCCGGGGCGCAGGGTTCCGGGGCCCCATCTTTGCGGCGGCGGCTACTCCTGGCTTCTCCGCTGCTGGTGCCTCCTAT CCTCCCCAGCCGTACAACTTCGGCTACGACACCACTGACGAGTTCGGGACGCGGCTGTTCCAGAAGGAGCAGGGAGACGCCAGCAACGCCAAGACCGGATCGTACGGATACCGGGACGCCAACGGACTGTTCCGCACAGTGAGCTACGTGGCCGACGCCGGCGGATTCCGTGCCAAGGTTAACACCAACGAGCCCGGCACCGCCCCTGGCGCCAGTGCCGACGCTGTGTTTAATGCCAATCCCGTTGCGGCTCCTGCCATAGCCCCGGGTGCAGGCAGATATGCAGGCGGCCGCTACGGAGGGGCCGGATCCTGGGCATCCGCGTCTGGCAGCGGGTTTGGAGCCGGCGGTCCCTGGACAGGATAG